TGAGCATACAAATGAATGTGGGCAAATACCAAATACAGATGCTAATAAAATGTATAGAATAGAAAAAGAAGAAATTAGAAAAAAATTTCCTTTTGATAAAGGATGGCAAGAGAAAGTCGTTCCTGTGTACATAGGAGTTGGTTTAAGAGTTGTAGCAAGAGTAACTGTTTTAGATGCCAATGTGAACTTATCAGGTTTAGGAGTTATTGGAAGTGAAGCAAAAGCAGGACGATTAAAAGGAAGTTTAAGCGTACAAACATTAGGGATTACAGGAAGAAGTGTGTCTTCTGCTTTACCTTTACCAAGTGAAATAAATGAAACTACTATACAAAATGCTATCTTATCTATAGGAACGATTAAAGCTCAATTATACTCATTAACTCCTAAAGATGAAAAAAGCGAAACAAACAAAGATGGAATTGTTATTTCTCCTAGAGTAGTAGGTATATATAAACCGTTTAAAGGAGGCGCAGAAGTCATAAATCCAATTATTTCTGAGTTAGCAAGACAACCAGTTCGTTGGTATCGACCTTGTAAAAATCCAGCTAAATATCCGAGCTCTTGTTCAGAGAAAAAATAAATTTAACATACGTTTAGTAGCTTATTCATTTATATTATCCGTTATTGCTTTTGAATTTCAAAGGAAATTCAATTTTAATAATACATAATTAATTAGTAATTTTGCAAAATGCAAAAAATGAAGAGAATAGTATACGTAGTAATTGCATTTTTAATGTTAACTTCATGTGGAGAGTACCACAGAGCTTTAAATAGAGGTACTACAGATGAACAGTACAAGATGGCAATAAAAATGTACGAAGCTGAAAAATACAGTAGGGCTTTACGTTTGTTTGAAAAAATCACACCTTCATACAGAGGAAAACCTCAAATGGAGCGTATACAATATATGGTGGCCAATTCTAACTTAAATGAAAAAAATTATGGAATTGCTGGATACTATTTTGGACGCTTTTCAGACAATTATCCAAAGAGTTCTAAAAGAGAGGAAGCAGATTTCCTTTCTGCATTAAGTTATTACAAAGCAACACCATCTTACACAAAAGATCCAACTAACATTAACAAAGCTATTGATGCTTTTCAATCTTTTATTGATAAATATCCTGATTCACCAAAGTTGGCTGAAGCAAATAAATATTATCAAGAATTACGTTATATGTTAGAAAGTAAAGCTTTTGATATAGCAAAAAATTACTATAATACGGCTGAAACAGATCCAAGAAATTATAGAGCTGCCATTGTAGCATTTGATAACTTATTATCAGATTTTCTAGGAACTACTTACAAAGAAGAAGCTTTGTTTTATAGATTAAAAGCAGCTCACGATTTAGCAGTAAAAAGTAGAGTGAAAAAGAGAGGAGAAAGAACTAAAGTTGCATTAAAAGCTTATGAAAAGTTAAAACGTAATTTTCCAAAGACAAGGTTTGAAAAAGAGTCTGAAGAAATGTATGCTACTTTAAAAGAGATAGAACAAGATTTACAAAAACAATTAGTTAAAAGTTAAATATGAATTACAAAGAAACTAAAGCCCCTGTTAGTACAGTGACTTATGATAGAGAAGCTATTGAAGCATCTACTGATAACATTTATGAGGCTATTTCTATCATAGCTAAAAGAGCGACTCAAATTAATTCTGACTTAAAAAAAGAATTGGTAGACAAATTAGATGAGTTTGCAACTTATAACGATAGCTTAGAAGAGGTTTTCGAGAACAAAGAACAAATCGAAGTTTCTAAATTTTACGAAAGATTACCAAAGCCAACAGCTATAGCCGTAGAAGAGTGGTTAAGCGACAAAATTTATCACCGTTCTACTACTGATAAAAAGAAATAATTAATGTCTATACTTCAAGGCAAGAAGGTATTACTTGGTATTACCGCTGGTATAGCAGCATATAAAACGGCTAGCTTAGTCCGTTTATTTATAAAATCAGGCGCAGAAGTCAAAGTAGTTATGACTCCTGCGTCTAAAGATTTTATAACACCTTTAACGTTATCCACATTATCCAAAAATCCTGTCCATTCTACATTTTACGACAAAGAAGATGAAAATGAATTATGGAATAATCATGTTGATCTAGGCTTATGGGCAGATATTATGGTTATAGCACCTGCTACAGCCAATACATTATCTAAAATGACAAATGGCAGTTGTGATAATTTATTGTTAGCAACATATTTGTCAGCAAAATGTCCTGTGTATTTTGCTCCTGCGATGGATTTAGACATGTACAAACATCCATCAACAAAATCTAGTTTAGAGAATTTACAACGATTTGGAAACATAATGATTCCAGCTACTTCAGGTGAATTAGCTAGTGGTTTAGTTGGAGAAGGAAGAATGGCAGAACCAGAAGATATAGTTAGTTTTATAGAAGATGATATATTAGCAAAATTACCTTTAAAAGGGAAAAAACTATTGTTAACAGCAGGACCAACTTATGAAGCTATAGATCCTGTGCGTTTTATAGGAAATCATTCTTCTGGTAAAATGGGATTTGCTATAGCAAAAACCGCAGCAAATTTAGGAGCAGAAGTATATCTAGTTTCTGGACCATCTCATCAAATAATAAAACATTCTTTAGTACACAGAATAGATGTAACTTCAGCTCAAGATATGTATGATGCTTGTCATAAATATTTTGCTAACGTCGATATTGCTATTCTTTCTGCCGCAGTTGCAGACTATAGACCAAAAAATGTAGCAACTCAAAAAATAAAAAAGAAGGATGCTTCGTTAATAATTGAGTTAGAACCGACAAAAGATATACTGAAATCTTTAGGAGAAATAAAGAAAAATCAACTATTGGTTGGTTTTGCTTTAGAAACTAATGATGAAGTATCAAATGCTCAAAAGAAGATCGAAAAGAAGAATTTAGATTTAATCGTTTTAAATTCTTTAAGAGATAAAGGAGCTGGATTTGCCAGAGATACAAATAAAATTACTATTATTGATTCAGATTTTAAAGAAAAATCATTTCCATTAAAATCTAAAAAAGAAGTAGCTAAAGACATTATCGATGAAATCATTCAAAAACTAAGTCACTAAAGTTTTCTTTGATTTCAAACGATATTAATTTAATATTTACCAAGTATTATGATTGCCCAAAAAAGACTTGTTTTTTTATTCATAGCATTATTATCAACATTAACAATAATAGCTCAAGAAGAATTAAATGCTGTAGTTGTTGTAAATGCAGATAGAGTTCAAAGTACAAACAAACAAGTATTCAGTACACTAGAGCAATCACTAACAGAATTCATTAATCAAACCAAATGGACGAATAAGAAGTTTTCACCTCAAGAGAGAATAAACTGTGCTTTTACGATCATTATAAATGAACAAAATGCGAATAATTTCTCAGCTACTTTACAGGTACAATCTTCTAGACCCGTTTATAATTCATCTTACGAAACTCCTTTATTAAATATTAATGATACAAATTTAAATTTTCAATACAACGAATTCGAACAATTGCTATTCAATCCGAATTCTTTTGATTCTAATTTAGTTTCTATCATGGTATTTTATGTTTACGTAATTTTAGGAGTAGATGCTGATAGTTTTGCACTCAGAGGAGGAGAAAATTATTTTAAGCAAGCCGAAAATGTAATGTTGCAAGCACAACAAGGAGGAGAATCTGGATGGGAGAACAAAATAGGTGAGCAGAATCGTTTCGCATTAATTGATAGTTTATTATCGTCTAAATTTGGAGCTTTACGTTCTATTTATTATGAATATCATAGAAAAGGCTTTGATTTATTTGCAGATAAAGAACGAGAAGCTAAGCAAAATATAGCAAATAGCTTACTACAGTTAGATAAGCTATTCAATATTACTGTTGGAAATTATATGATTCGTGTTTTTCTTGATGCTAAATCAAATGAGATTAGAGAAACTTTTTCTCAAGGAAAAACAATAGGGATGGAAAATAAACTGAAAGAAACCCTACAACGAATATCACCTACTTTAAACAATCAGTGGAAAGAAATAAAATCTTAGTTTTCTTTTAAGATTATAGTTATAAGTTTACTATTTCTTTTTTACTTAAATTCCGTATTTTTACTCGCTCTAAATGTTGGAATTTGTTAGCAAAATTATTTATACAAAATTATGCGTTGATAGATAAGTTATCTATCGATTTCACTGAAGGTTTATCTATTATAACTGGTGAAACTGGTTCTGGTAAATCTATTCTTTTAGGAGCTTTAGGTTTAGTATTAGGAAACAGAGCAGACTTATCATCACTAAAAAATAATGATACAAAGTGTATTATTGAAGCTGAATTTAATTTAGCAGCATATAAATTAGAGCGATTTTTTTCAAAAAATGATCTCGATTATGAAGAGAATACGATTATTAGAAGAGAAATACTTCCTTCAGGTAAATCAAGAGCATTTGTAAACGATACACCAGTTAATCTTAGTAATTTAAGTCAATTAAAATCTAAGTTAATCGATATTCATTCACAACATCAAACATTACAATTATCTGATGTAGATTTTCAGTTTTCTATTCTAGATGCTTTAGCGAAGAATGATAAAAAAATAGCTTCATATAAACGAGGTTTAAAACAATATAATGTATTAGTTTCTGAACTTAAGAAACTTAAAGAAAATCAGCAACAAGAACAACAACAATACGAATACAATTTACACTTATTTAAGGAATTAGAAGAAGCAGATTTTAAATCTAATGAACAAGATGAATTAGAAAAAAAACTCGATGTTTTAAATAATGTAGAAGATATAAAAGTAAGCTTATCAGAAGCAATTCAAATTACGACTGGTGAAGAATTTGGAGTGCAAAATTTATTAAATTCATTAGAAAATAGTATTCAAAAAATAAGTGGTTTTTCTAAGGAATATGAAACATTACATCAAAGGATAACTAGTGTAAAAATTGAAATAGATGATATTGTTACAGAAATAGAAAACTCTAATGAGATTGTTGAATTTAACCCTGTAGAATTAGAAACTATAAACGATAGACTTCAATTATTGTATAGTTTACAAAAAAAGCACCAAGTAGCGACTATAGATGAGTTGTTAGTTATTTATGAAGGTTTGGCAGAAAAAGTAAATTCTGTTGAAAATGCTTCAGAAATTATAACTAATAAACAAAAAGAAATTGATGAGGTAGCTGAAAAATTAGATAGTGTTGCGAAATTAATCACAGAAGCTAGAGAAAAAGCCATTCCTAAACTAAAAAAAGAGCTAGAGTTTTTACTTTCAGAATTAGGTATGCCAAATGCGACTTTTTCTATAGCCGTTCAACCTACAGAAAAATATCAGTCTAATGGTAAAGACGAATTACAGTTTTTATTTTCTGCAAATAAAGGTGGTAACTACGGAGAGTTAAAAAAGGTAGCTTCAGGAGGAGAATTATCTCGAATAATGTTATCTGTAAAAAAGATTTTATCTCAAAATACGAAATTACCAACTATTATTTTTGATGAAATTGACACTGGAGTATCAGGTGAAGTTTCAAATAAAATAGCAGACATTATGCAAAAAATGGGAAATTATATGCAAGTAATAGCTATTACCCATTTACCTCAAATTGCTTCTAAAGGAATATCACATTTTAAAGTATATAAAGAAGAAGTAGATGGAATAACATCTTCTAATTTAAAACAATTAACCAAAGAAGAACGAATTGTAGAAATAGCTGAAATGTTAAGCGGTAAAGATATATCTGACAGCGCTTTAATTCATGCTAAAGAATTATTAAATTAAGAAGTTATGAGTGATAATAGAGCAGAAAATTTATTCTTTGAAGCCGATCAATTAATTGATGAAAATAGAATTATAGAAGCAAAAGAAATGCTTATTGATCTTTTGGCAGAATTCCCAGACTATGGTAGAGCACATAATCATTTAGGTTGGTTATATAATTTAAAATTTAATAATTATCCTAAGGCTAAAAAACACCTAGAGTTAGCTATTAAATTTGCACCAGATTATCATGCAGCATATAGCAATTATTCATATCTATTAATCGATATGAATCTTAATGATGAAATGATTACATTTGGCAACAAAGTAAGACAAATATCAACAGCAGATAAGTCTACAATTTTTAACAAAATGGCGCAAGCTTATGAGTTAAAAGGAGAGTTTATGAATGCTCACAAGCATTATAAATTAGCAATTAAAGAAACACTAAATAATAAAACATTAGACTCAATTTATGCTTCAATTAGCAGAGTTAAGAAAAAAATGAGTCTGATACAAAGATTGAAATTAATTAACCAATAAGATAATAAACACTAAATTATGTATAACTTATTAAAAGGTAAGAAAGGAATTATTTTTGGGGCGTTAGACCAAAACTCTATAGCATGGAAAGTAGCGGAGAGAGCTCATGAGGAAGGAGCAGAGTTTGTTTTAACTAATGCACCTATTGCGTTACGTATGGGACAATTAAAAGAATTAGCTGAAAAAACTGGTTCTGAAATTATTCCTGCTGATGCAACTTCTATGGAAGATTTAACGAATTTAGTTGAAAAGTCTATGGAAATTTTAGGAGGAAAATTAGACTTTGTTTTGCACTCTATAGGAATGTCTGTTAACGTACGTAAAGGACGTGCTTATACTGATCCTAAATATGATTTTACAACTAAAGGTTGGGATGTTTCTGCGGTTTCTTTTCATAAAACAATGAATGTTTTATATAACAAAGAGGCAATGAATGAATGGGGAAGTATCGTTGCTTTAACTTATATGGCTGCGCAGAGAGTTTTTCCTGATTATAATGATATGGCAGATAATAAAGCTTTCTTAGAGTCAATTGCTAGAAGCTTTGGATATTTCTTCGGAAGAGATCATAATGTTCGTGTAAATACAATTTCTCAATCTCCAACACCAACTACAGCTGGACAAGGAGTTAAAGGATTTGATGGATTTATCAGTTATGCTGAAAAAATGTCTCCATTAGGAAATGCTACAGCTTTAGAATGTGCTGATTACACGATTTCATTATTCTCTGATTTAACAAAAAAAGTAACCATGCAAAACTTATTTCATGATGGAGGATTCTCTAATGTAGGTGTTAGTGATGCTGTTATGGAACGTTTTACTGAAGAATAAAGTAATTTAAACCAAATACAAAAATGCAAATCTTTAGATTTGCATTTTTTGTAAAAACTTACCACAAAATGCGCATAGAATTTATAGAAAATCAACTTGAAGATTTAAGAAAACAGTTACAAGCTCACTCTTTATATGCTACCTTGAAGGATATAGAAGATATTAAAACTTTTATGGAAGAGCATGTATTTGCTGTTTGGGATTTTATGTCGTTACTAAAAGCATTACAGTTCCATTTAACAAATACAAATGTTCCATGGTTACCAGTAAGAAACTCTGTTACGGCAAGATTTATAAATGAAATTGTGCATGGAGAAGAAACAGATATTAATGAACTAGGTGAGCCTAAAAGTCATTTTGAAATGTATCTAGATGCTATGAATGAAGTTGGAGCTAACACTTCTGAAATAGACACATTCGTTGAAGAGATTACTGATATTAATTCTGTAATAAATACGTTAAAAAAACTTGAAATAAGTGAAACTACTCAAAAATTTGTAGCGTTTACTTTCGATGTCATAAAAGTTAATCAACCGCATATTATTGCTGCATGTTTTACGTTTGGTAGAGAGGATATTATTCCAGATATGTTTTTAGAGATCATCAAAAAGGCTGAGTTAGATGGTGATAAAAAGTTTACAAAACTTAAATATTACTTAGAAAGACATATAGAATTAGATGGAGATGAACACGGACCATTATCGTTACAAATGATTAGTGAGTTATGTGGAAATGATGAACAAAAATGGAATGATGTTTTAAAATATGCCAGAAAATCAATGCAAATGCGTATTAATTTATGGAATGGAATTGAAAAAAAAATTAAGAAATCTGTTTTAGTATGAGTGAAATAAGGATATCACTTGTTGTACCGGTTTATAATCGTCCTGATGAAATACAAGAACTTCTAGAAAGCTTAACTCAGCAAGATTTTAAAAAGAAGTATGAAATAGTAATTGTAGAAGATGGTTCAACAGAATCTTCAGAAGCTATAGTAAATACATATGCTTCACAATTAAATATCAGTTACTTTTTCAAACCAAATAGTGGTCCAGGTGATTCAAGAAATTATGGTATGAAAAGAGCTTGGGGAAATTATTTTATCATTTTAGATTCTGATGTGATATTACCAAGTCATTATTTATCTACGATTGATAAATTTCTATCCGAAAATTATTTAGATTGCTTTGGTGGAGCAGATGCAGCACATGAAAGTTTTACAGATCTTCAAAAAGCAATAAATTATGTAATGACTTCTTTCTTTACTACTGGAGGAATACGAGGTGGTAAAGTAAAAGTTCAAAAGTTTGAACCAAGAAGTTTTAATATGGGAATTTCAAAAGAAGCTTTTGAAGTAACAAAAGGTTTCTCTAAAATTCATCCTGGTGAAGATCCCGATTTATCTCAAAGAATAGTAAATAAAGGGTTTACTACAGGTTTTTTACCAGATGCATATGTTTATCATAAAAGAAGAATTTCTTGGGAGAAATTCCATACACAAGTCAAAAAATTTGGCCTAGTGCGTCCAATTTTAACCAAATGGCATCCAGTTACAGCCAAATTAACATTTTGGTTTCCAACTTTATTTGTTCTTTTTGTAGTTTTATCTCTATTGGGAGGAGTATTAGTTAATCCCGTAGCTTTAATTCCTTTAGTAAGTTATTTATTACTTTTATTTGTACACTCAACAATTCTAAACAAAAGTATTAAAGTTGGATTTTTATCTATTTACGCAGTATTTATTCAATTTTTTGGCTACGGATTGGCTTTTTTGAAATCTACTTTTTACATTCGCTTATTAAATAGAAATCCGGAAACACAATTTCCAAAATTATTTTTTAAATAGGTGAAAAGAATATTAGTTACAGGAGGAGCAGGTTTTATTGGCTCACATTTATGCGAGCGATTATTAAATGAAGGTAATGAGGTAATTAGTTTAGATAATTATTTTACTGGAAGTAAAAAAAATATAATTCACCTCTTAAATAATCCTTATTTTGAAGTAGTTCGTCACGATATTACTGAACCTTATTATGCAGAAGTAGATGAAGTATACAATTTAGCTTGTCCTGCTTCACCAATTCATTATCAGCATGATCCTATTAAAACGATTAAAACGTCTGTTGTTGGAGCAACAAATATGTTAGGATTAGCTAAAAGAATTAATGCAAAAATTTTACAAGCTTCAACGAGTGAAGTTTACGGAGATCCTAAAATTCATCCACAACCAGAGTCTTATTGGGGAAATGTAAATCCTATTGGTTTAAGATCTTGTTATGATGAAGGAAAAAGATGTGCAGAGTCTTTATTTATAAATTACCACAAGCAAAATGATGTTCGAATTAAAATTATTCGAATATTTAATACTTATGGAACTAGAATGAATACGAATGATGGTCGTGTTATTTCTAATTTTATTGTACAAGCTTTAAAAGGAGAAAATATTACTATTTACGGAGATGGAAGTCAAACTAGAAGCTTTCAGTATGTAGATGATTTAGTTGAAGGAATGATTCGTATGATGAATACTGATGATACTATTACAGGTCCTATAAACATTGGTAATCCAGGAGAGTTTTCTATTTTAGATTTAGCCAAAAAAATCATAGATATCACCAATTCTAAATCACAATTAATTTTCAAACCATTACCTGAAGATGACCCAATGCAGCGTAAACCTGATATTTCTTTAGCCAAGAAAACATTAAACGATTGGGAACCTAAAATTCCATTAGATGAAGGATTACTTAAGGTTATCGACTATTTTAAAGGTGTGATTTAAATTAAAACTATTTACTTTAAGTTTGTTTAAAAAGTATCTAATAATAGTAATTTTCCTTTTATTTTCCTGTAATTCAAGAATTGAAGATAAAGTTAAAGTGGGATTAATAAATGTAATCAATAATGATTCTCTATATGAGTTATTGACTAACGATTTTCATTTTAAATATTATAAAGATGGAGTAGGGAAAGAAAGAATAAAACCAATTAAAAATGATACTATAATTCTATTAAAAAACAATTTAACTACTTCTAAAATCTTAGATAATATAAATAAAAATCGAATTTTACTTTTAAACAGGGGACAAATTTGTAATTTATCAGTTAATCATGATAAAAAAAGAAAAGTAATGAGACCTTTTTTAGAAATGCTTTATGATGAAAAATTAAATAAAGTAGTATTTGAAATTAAGCATTTAGTACCACAATATCTTAATAATAATTATAAATGTATTGAGTTAGGTGAAAACGATTTGTAAAGGCTTAATTAAAAATACGATTCATTAAAACTTTAATTATTTGATTATTAGATGTTTTTGATCAGAAATTCTAAAACATCTAATTCTTATTTTCGTTGTTTTTACTTTTTAGTTGCAGAAGTGTGAACTTCAGTAAGACCTATTTCTTTAAATAATTCAACATTATTAGCGTTAATTCCACTACCAGCTAAAATGGTAATTTTATCACCGTATTTTTCATGTAAGTCTTTAAGTAGAACTAAACCTTCTTCAGCAGTATTTTTTTGTCCAGATGTTAATACACGATCAACACCTAAATCAATAAGTTGTTCTATTGCTTTATAAGGATCTGGAGTGATATCAAAAGCTCTATGAAAAGTAAAAGAAAGTGGTCTACTTAATTCTATTAAAGCTTTTGTACGCTCTACATGTATAGTATTATCACTATTCAATACACCTGAAACAATTCCAGAAAAGCCTAACTCTTTGCACAGCAGTATATTTTCCTTCATTATTTTATATTCTATTGGAGAAAAGTTAAAATCACCACTTCTTGGACGTATCAATACGAAAGAAGGAATATTAATATTTTCAGCTACAAGTTTTAATACTCCATAAGATGGTGTAATACCTCCTAATTGTAATTCAGAACATAATTCAATTCTATGAGCTCCAGCTTCTTCAGCATGTAAAGCAGATTGAAAAGAGTTAGCACAAATTTCTAATTTCATTAATTAATGATTATTTCATCAATAAAAGTCCAAGCTTTATATCCAGCACCTTGTTTTCCTTCTGGTATTATTCCGTAATTAGGAATATCGATATAAACTTTAGAAGCTTTTATGTTATTAAACTTCACATGTACGTTACAAAGGAGAGAATCGCGATTTTGTATTGAAATAAAATCGTGTTTTTTCACTTGTTCAGTACCAACGAAATCAAATTTGATCTTCTTTGGGGCATAAATCCACTGTCCATTCCCATTATGGAAGCGTATTTTTATTGAATTAATAGGAGTAAGGGTATCTAAATCTATTGAGACATTAACATCTTTTCCAAAAAAACCTAACCATTCTTTGTCACCATATCGTTTATTACTGCCAGAAACTCCATTAATTAAAGCTTTAGATCCACCAGCATTATACGATGGATTCGGTTCTGTATTTAATGTTATTTTTTTCCCTACAGCTTTATGCAAATTAATTTTTGTTGAAAAAAGCGGACTTATTTTGTTTCCATTTTTATCAAAAACCAATGCTTTAAGATGAGTTGTTTTTTTGATATCTATTGGATTTTTGTATAAGCTTGATTGTTTGTAAATAGGTACAGAACCATCAATTGTATACAAGATTTCTTCAT
This genomic stretch from Tenacibaculum jejuense harbors:
- a CDS encoding outer membrane protein assembly factor BamD; translation: MKRIVYVVIAFLMLTSCGEYHRALNRGTTDEQYKMAIKMYEAEKYSRALRLFEKITPSYRGKPQMERIQYMVANSNLNEKNYGIAGYYFGRFSDNYPKSSKREEADFLSALSYYKATPSYTKDPTNINKAIDAFQSFIDKYPDSPKLAEANKYYQELRYMLESKAFDIAKNYYNTAETDPRNYRAAIVAFDNLLSDFLGTTYKEEALFYRLKAAHDLAVKSRVKKRGERTKVALKAYEKLKRNFPKTRFEKESEEMYATLKEIEQDLQKQLVKS
- a CDS encoding DNA-directed RNA polymerase subunit omega, coding for MNYKETKAPVSTVTYDREAIEASTDNIYEAISIIAKRATQINSDLKKELVDKLDEFATYNDSLEEVFENKEQIEVSKFYERLPKPTAIAVEEWLSDKIYHRSTTDKKK
- the coaBC gene encoding bifunctional phosphopantothenoylcysteine decarboxylase/phosphopantothenate--cysteine ligase CoaBC, whose amino-acid sequence is MSILQGKKVLLGITAGIAAYKTASLVRLFIKSGAEVKVVMTPASKDFITPLTLSTLSKNPVHSTFYDKEDENELWNNHVDLGLWADIMVIAPATANTLSKMTNGSCDNLLLATYLSAKCPVYFAPAMDLDMYKHPSTKSSLENLQRFGNIMIPATSGELASGLVGEGRMAEPEDIVSFIEDDILAKLPLKGKKLLLTAGPTYEAIDPVRFIGNHSSGKMGFAIAKTAANLGAEVYLVSGPSHQIIKHSLVHRIDVTSAQDMYDACHKYFANVDIAILSAAVADYRPKNVATQKIKKKDASLIIELEPTKDILKSLGEIKKNQLLVGFALETNDEVSNAQKKIEKKNLDLIVLNSLRDKGAGFARDTNKITIIDSDFKEKSFPLKSKKEVAKDIIDEIIQKLSH
- the porD gene encoding type IX secretion system protein PorD → MIAQKRLVFLFIALLSTLTIIAQEELNAVVVVNADRVQSTNKQVFSTLEQSLTEFINQTKWTNKKFSPQERINCAFTIIINEQNANNFSATLQVQSSRPVYNSSYETPLLNINDTNLNFQYNEFEQLLFNPNSFDSNLVSIMVFYVYVILGVDADSFALRGGENYFKQAENVMLQAQQGGESGWENKIGEQNRFALIDSLLSSKFGALRSIYYEYHRKGFDLFADKEREAKQNIANSLLQLDKLFNITVGNYMIRVFLDAKSNEIRETFSQGKTIGMENKLKETLQRISPTLNNQWKEIKS
- the recN gene encoding DNA repair protein RecN produces the protein MLAKLFIQNYALIDKLSIDFTEGLSIITGETGSGKSILLGALGLVLGNRADLSSLKNNDTKCIIEAEFNLAAYKLERFFSKNDLDYEENTIIRREILPSGKSRAFVNDTPVNLSNLSQLKSKLIDIHSQHQTLQLSDVDFQFSILDALAKNDKKIASYKRGLKQYNVLVSELKKLKENQQQEQQQYEYNLHLFKELEEADFKSNEQDELEKKLDVLNNVEDIKVSLSEAIQITTGEEFGVQNLLNSLENSIQKISGFSKEYETLHQRITSVKIEIDDIVTEIENSNEIVEFNPVELETINDRLQLLYSLQKKHQVATIDELLVIYEGLAEKVNSVENASEIITNKQKEIDEVAEKLDSVAKLITEAREKAIPKLKKELEFLLSELGMPNATFSIAVQPTEKYQSNGKDELQFLFSANKGGNYGELKKVASGGELSRIMLSVKKILSQNTKLPTIIFDEIDTGVSGEVSNKIADIMQKMGNYMQVIAITHLPQIASKGISHFKVYKEEVDGITSSNLKQLTKEERIVEIAEMLSGKDISDSALIHAKELLN
- a CDS encoding tetratricopeptide repeat protein — encoded protein: MSDNRAENLFFEADQLIDENRIIEAKEMLIDLLAEFPDYGRAHNHLGWLYNLKFNNYPKAKKHLELAIKFAPDYHAAYSNYSYLLIDMNLNDEMITFGNKVRQISTADKSTIFNKMAQAYELKGEFMNAHKHYKLAIKETLNNKTLDSIYASISRVKKKMSLIQRLKLINQ
- a CDS encoding enoyl-ACP reductase FabI, producing MYNLLKGKKGIIFGALDQNSIAWKVAERAHEEGAEFVLTNAPIALRMGQLKELAEKTGSEIIPADATSMEDLTNLVEKSMEILGGKLDFVLHSIGMSVNVRKGRAYTDPKYDFTTKGWDVSAVSFHKTMNVLYNKEAMNEWGSIVALTYMAAQRVFPDYNDMADNKAFLESIARSFGYFFGRDHNVRVNTISQSPTPTTAGQGVKGFDGFISYAEKMSPLGNATALECADYTISLFSDLTKKVTMQNLFHDGGFSNVGVSDAVMERFTEE
- a CDS encoding DUF3050 domain-containing protein, encoding MRIEFIENQLEDLRKQLQAHSLYATLKDIEDIKTFMEEHVFAVWDFMSLLKALQFHLTNTNVPWLPVRNSVTARFINEIVHGEETDINELGEPKSHFEMYLDAMNEVGANTSEIDTFVEEITDINSVINTLKKLEISETTQKFVAFTFDVIKVNQPHIIAACFTFGREDIIPDMFLEIIKKAELDGDKKFTKLKYYLERHIELDGDEHGPLSLQMISELCGNDEQKWNDVLKYARKSMQMRINLWNGIEKKIKKSVLV
- a CDS encoding glycosyltransferase, coding for MSEIRISLVVPVYNRPDEIQELLESLTQQDFKKKYEIVIVEDGSTESSEAIVNTYASQLNISYFFKPNSGPGDSRNYGMKRAWGNYFIILDSDVILPSHYLSTIDKFLSENYLDCFGGADAAHESFTDLQKAINYVMTSFFTTGGIRGGKVKVQKFEPRSFNMGISKEAFEVTKGFSKIHPGEDPDLSQRIVNKGFTTGFLPDAYVYHKRRISWEKFHTQVKKFGLVRPILTKWHPVTAKLTFWFPTLFVLFVVLSLLGGVLVNPVALIPLVSYLLLLFVHSTILNKSIKVGFLSIYAVFIQFFGYGLAFLKSTFYIRLLNRNPETQFPKLFFK
- a CDS encoding UDP-glucuronic acid decarboxylase family protein — protein: MKRILVTGGAGFIGSHLCERLLNEGNEVISLDNYFTGSKKNIIHLLNNPYFEVVRHDITEPYYAEVDEVYNLACPASPIHYQHDPIKTIKTSVVGATNMLGLAKRINAKILQASTSEVYGDPKIHPQPESYWGNVNPIGLRSCYDEGKRCAESLFINYHKQNDVRIKIIRIFNTYGTRMNTNDGRVISNFIVQALKGENITIYGDGSQTRSFQYVDDLVEGMIRMMNTDDTITGPINIGNPGEFSILDLAKKIIDITNSKSQLIFKPLPEDDPMQRKPDISLAKKTLNDWEPKIPLDEGLLKVIDYFKGVI
- a CDS encoding copper homeostasis protein CutC, yielding MKLEICANSFQSALHAEEAGAHRIELCSELQLGGITPSYGVLKLVAENINIPSFVLIRPRSGDFNFSPIEYKIMKENILLCKELGFSGIVSGVLNSDNTIHVERTKALIELSRPLSFTFHRAFDITPDPYKAIEQLIDLGVDRVLTSGQKNTAEEGLVLLKDLHEKYGDKITILAGSGINANNVELFKEIGLTEVHTSATKK